The Kitasatospora setae KM-6054 genome contains a region encoding:
- a CDS encoding GntR family transcriptional regulator: MIEYRIDRRSGVSTYQQIVQQTKQALRLGLLEPGDKLPTAREVVELTAINPNTVLKAYRELEREGLVEPRPGLGTFVRRSLARPEAAADGPLRGELVGWVDRARAAGLEREDIAALMASVLEQRTG; encoded by the coding sequence GTGATCGAGTACCGCATCGATCGGCGCAGCGGTGTCTCCACGTACCAGCAGATCGTGCAGCAGACCAAGCAGGCGCTGCGGCTCGGCCTGCTGGAGCCCGGGGACAAGCTGCCGACCGCCCGCGAGGTGGTCGAGCTGACCGCGATCAACCCCAACACCGTGCTCAAGGCGTACCGCGAGCTGGAGCGCGAGGGGCTGGTCGAGCCCCGGCCGGGGCTGGGCACGTTCGTCCGGCGGTCGCTGGCGCGGCCGGAGGCGGCGGCCGACGGTCCGCTGCGCGGGGAGCTGGTCGGCTGGGTGGACCGGGCCCGCGCGGCCGGGTTGGAGCGCGAGGACATCGCCGCCCTGATGGCGTCCGTCCTGGAGCAGCGCACCGGATGA
- a CDS encoding ABC transporter ATP-binding protein, with amino-acid sequence MDDDPTPTSAALAAVGLGMRFRDGWALRGCDFTVPAGRISGVVGPNGAGKSTLLALAAGQLAPSEGGLLVFGEPADAPGPRARVAYVAQDKPLYAGLTVAETLRMGRELNPVWDQEAAQRVVEQGELRPRARIGSLSGGQRTRVSLALALGKRADLLLLDEPMADLDPLARHQLMGTLMSAVAEHGTTVVVSSHVLAELDGVIDHLLLVQRGGIRLAGDLEDVLDGHRLLTGPAGADGPPAELVVERRVTGRLATALVRTGRAGAQPGGAQPGGEGAGWRAEGWESERPGLEELLLGYLRGPVTPAATAGTAATGTAAAGSTEAGRTATNDEKAA; translated from the coding sequence GTGGACGACGACCCGACACCCACGAGTGCGGCCCTGGCGGCCGTCGGGCTCGGCATGCGGTTCCGGGACGGCTGGGCGCTGCGCGGCTGCGACTTCACCGTCCCGGCCGGGCGGATCAGCGGCGTGGTCGGCCCGAACGGCGCCGGCAAGAGCACCCTGCTGGCCCTGGCGGCCGGTCAACTGGCGCCCTCCGAGGGCGGGTTGCTGGTCTTCGGCGAGCCGGCCGACGCGCCGGGGCCGCGGGCCCGGGTCGCCTACGTGGCGCAGGACAAGCCGCTGTACGCCGGTCTGACCGTCGCCGAGACGCTGCGGATGGGCCGCGAGCTCAACCCGGTCTGGGATCAGGAGGCCGCCCAACGGGTCGTCGAGCAGGGCGAGTTGCGCCCCCGGGCGCGGATCGGCTCGCTCTCCGGCGGCCAGCGCACCCGGGTGTCGCTGGCGCTCGCCCTGGGCAAGCGGGCCGACCTGCTGCTGCTGGACGAGCCGATGGCCGACCTCGACCCGCTCGCCCGCCACCAGCTGATGGGCACCCTGATGTCGGCGGTCGCCGAGCACGGCACCACCGTCGTGGTCTCCTCGCACGTGCTGGCCGAGCTGGACGGCGTCATCGACCACCTGCTGCTGGTGCAGCGCGGGGGGATCCGGCTGGCCGGCGACCTGGAGGACGTCCTGGACGGCCACCGGCTGCTCACCGGCCCGGCCGGGGCGGACGGGCCGCCGGCCGAGCTGGTGGTCGAGCGGCGGGTCACCGGGCGGCTGGCCACCGCGCTGGTCCGCACCGGCCGAGCCGGGGCGCAGCCGGGCGGTGCGCAGCCGGGCGGAGAGGGCGCGGGCTGGCGGGCCGAGGGCTGGGAGAGCGAGCGGCCCGGCCTGGAGGAGCTGCTGCTGGGCTACCTGCGGGGGCCGGTCACACCGGCGGCCACGGCCGGCACGGCGGCGACCGGTACGGCGGCGGCCGGCAGCACTGAGGCCGGCCGCACTGCGACGAACGACGAGAAGGCGGCATGA
- a CDS encoding ABC transporter permease: protein MSTDVLTERAASPADRRERPAKPRLRGLLWLSLRQNRLLLRVLAVFLVLAVADLVWVHVAVQHVVGVLRRTGCYEPESWGSDTCWVLFSPISRPHFWFVSVLQPLVTAFPLLVGVFVGAPLLAQEYERGTIRLVRAQSVGPARWLTARLLVPAAAVLLVSGVLAALMSWVWWTDLVHGPGAFDPPFQAFTYPALGVAPVAWTLFAFTAGVLAGQATRRVLPAMALTAGAVVVAHGLVRWVRPYFHSAVEVLVSAGTAQPPNAWLLGRTTVLPDGTRVRAEYCLGSPECAQAPETWLRYHPARHLVPIQLVEAGVLVALTAVVLVVVFRRVGRLR from the coding sequence ATGAGCACCGACGTCCTGACCGAGCGGGCGGCGTCCCCCGCCGACCGGCGGGAGCGCCCCGCGAAGCCCCGCCTGCGCGGGCTGCTGTGGCTGTCGCTGCGGCAGAACCGGTTGCTGCTGCGGGTGCTGGCCGTGTTCCTGGTGCTGGCCGTGGCCGACCTGGTGTGGGTGCACGTCGCCGTGCAGCACGTCGTGGGCGTGCTGCGGCGGACCGGCTGCTACGAACCGGAGAGCTGGGGCTCGGACACCTGCTGGGTGCTGTTCTCGCCGATCAGCCGTCCGCACTTCTGGTTCGTCTCCGTGCTCCAGCCGCTGGTCACCGCCTTCCCGCTGCTGGTGGGCGTGTTCGTGGGCGCGCCGCTGCTGGCGCAGGAGTACGAGCGGGGCACGATCCGGCTGGTCCGCGCCCAGTCGGTGGGACCGGCGCGCTGGCTGACGGCCCGGCTGCTGGTTCCGGCCGCCGCGGTGCTGCTGGTGAGCGGGGTGCTGGCCGCCCTGATGAGCTGGGTGTGGTGGACGGACCTCGTGCACGGGCCGGGCGCCTTCGACCCGCCGTTCCAGGCGTTCACCTATCCGGCGCTGGGGGTGGCTCCGGTGGCCTGGACGCTGTTCGCCTTCACGGCGGGCGTGCTGGCGGGGCAGGCGACCCGGCGGGTGCTGCCCGCGATGGCGCTGACGGCCGGCGCGGTGGTGGTGGCGCACGGGCTGGTGCGCTGGGTCCGCCCGTACTTCCACTCGGCGGTGGAGGTGCTGGTGTCGGCCGGCACCGCGCAGCCGCCGAACGCCTGGCTGCTCGGGCGGACGACGGTGCTGCCGGACGGCACCCGGGTGCGGGCCGAGTACTGCCTGGGCTCGCCGGAGTGCGCGCAGGCGCCCGAGACGTGGCTGCGCTACCACCCGGCCCGGCACCTGGTGCCGATCCAACTGGTCGAGGCGGGTGTGCTGGTGGCGCTGACCGCCGTGGTGCTGGTGGTGGTGTTCCGGCGGGTCGGCCGGCTGCGCTGA
- a CDS encoding alpha/beta hydrolase, giving the protein MRTTRPFRRALPAAVLAVLLASCSSTPGPSPAPPSAPGSPSASASPSPTAKPTGADDPALRAFYTQQIAWAPCPDDPKTEKIDESALQCGRLRVPLDYANPAGEGIEVALARKPAAAADQRLGSLVLNPGGPGGSGVQQVQYSGDSFKDLNARYDLVGFDPRGVGASTAVHCLDDATHDTWALSDGRADDQGKAYADACAANSGKLLPHLGTRDAARDLDVLRGALGDPKLNYFGFSYGTYLGSSYAEQFPDRTGRLVLDGAVDPTADQLDQLVQQFAGFEKSLTAFAADCVKQEQCPLGKDAGKAPQKLATFLDGLRAHPLAAGKGRELTSAAGWTGTLNMLYGSEKSWEYLRNALSWAMLRDKGDYLLAMADDYNGRDEDGHYTNMFDAYTAIHCADPGADTPTADRLQAALAAAHQQAPLVTAHFTDRDLFDPDCRSWPYHSAEKPHVVKAAGSAPILVVGSTGDPATPYAWAEKLASGFANATLLTREGDGHTGYGKSTCIRTAVNGFLLDGTMPAAGTRCPTP; this is encoded by the coding sequence ATGCGTACCACCCGGCCGTTCCGCCGGGCGCTTCCCGCCGCCGTCCTGGCCGTCCTGCTCGCCTCCTGCAGCAGCACCCCCGGACCCTCGCCCGCCCCGCCGTCCGCCCCGGGCAGCCCGTCGGCCTCCGCCTCGCCCAGCCCGACCGCGAAGCCCACCGGTGCGGACGACCCCGCGCTGCGGGCGTTCTACACCCAGCAGATCGCCTGGGCGCCCTGCCCGGACGACCCGAAGACCGAGAAGATCGACGAGTCCGCGCTGCAGTGCGGCCGCCTGCGGGTGCCGCTGGACTACGCGAACCCGGCCGGGGAGGGCATCGAGGTCGCGCTGGCCCGCAAGCCCGCGGCCGCCGCCGACCAGCGGCTCGGCTCGCTGGTGCTCAACCCCGGCGGCCCGGGCGGCTCCGGCGTCCAGCAGGTGCAGTACAGCGGCGACTCGTTCAAGGACCTGAACGCCCGCTACGACCTGGTCGGCTTCGACCCGCGCGGCGTCGGCGCCAGCACCGCCGTGCACTGCCTCGACGACGCCACCCACGACACCTGGGCACTCTCCGACGGCCGGGCCGACGACCAGGGCAAGGCGTACGCGGACGCCTGCGCGGCCAACTCCGGCAAGCTGCTCCCCCACCTCGGCACCCGGGACGCCGCCCGCGACCTCGACGTGCTGCGCGGGGCGCTGGGCGACCCGAAGCTGAACTACTTCGGCTTCTCCTACGGCACCTACCTGGGTTCCAGCTACGCCGAGCAGTTCCCCGACCGCACCGGCCGGCTGGTGCTGGACGGCGCCGTCGACCCGACCGCCGACCAGCTCGACCAGCTGGTGCAGCAGTTCGCCGGCTTCGAGAAGTCGCTGACCGCCTTCGCCGCCGACTGCGTCAAGCAGGAGCAGTGCCCGCTCGGCAAGGACGCCGGCAAGGCCCCGCAGAAGCTCGCGACCTTCCTCGACGGCCTGCGCGCGCACCCGCTCGCGGCCGGCAAGGGCCGCGAGCTGACCTCGGCGGCGGGCTGGACCGGCACGCTGAACATGCTCTACGGCAGCGAGAAGTCCTGGGAGTACCTGCGCAACGCGCTCAGCTGGGCGATGCTCCGCGACAAGGGCGACTACCTGCTCGCGATGGCGGACGACTACAACGGGCGCGACGAGGACGGCCACTACACCAACATGTTCGACGCCTACACCGCGATCCACTGCGCCGACCCGGGCGCGGACACCCCGACCGCCGACCGCCTGCAGGCCGCGCTCGCCGCGGCCCACCAGCAGGCGCCGCTGGTCACCGCGCACTTCACCGACCGGGACCTGTTCGACCCGGACTGCCGCTCCTGGCCCTACCACTCGGCCGAGAAGCCGCACGTGGTCAAGGCCGCCGGCAGCGCCCCGATCCTGGTGGTCGGCTCGACCGGCGACCCGGCGACCCCGTACGCCTGGGCGGAGAAGCTGGCCTCCGGCTTCGCCAACGCCACCCTGCTGACCCGCGAGGGCGACGGGCACACCGGCTACGGCAAGAGCACCTGCATCCGCACCGCGGTGAACGGCTTCCTGCTCGACGGCACCATGCCGGCCGCCGGGACGCGCTGCCCCACCCCGTGA
- a CDS encoding DUF4132 domain-containing protein, which translates to MRRWEFTEDGSDKFWEAGTEGTALTVRYGRRGTAGRARVREFASAADAAAHLAKAAAEKERKGYREVGGQAPAETPSGGTDTVDASNASDAVDEDVFVLPDGWRRLLVPRRGGASRPPAAPVKGAVERLRAGVGERRAWIDEALADPRSDGPSVAAARAYLAGAADPLGAAAVAALAGLGGERATADAWVAGHGLVFAAVAAVELMEVEVSWRSSGSTRRQGPVLSAGQSSYRSDRLAVAGRVRALLAACPEPLYREAVGALGAVRTAPSREVVAAYLVPTEREWVDACCRRPGAGRRGGTRQAMLLCALSAPEQVAALAEPARVEWSAALVATVADGLGAAAAPLLLQGVEGAYDGVERRRLFDALALLPSDEGFRGLLAHRADPAARQALPAAMANRPRRALRLLAEAVAEARASQAPARTGRTRPDDPVPALLALLAAHAAAHRAAALELLPSLPPAPAAVLAPLTEPGDRLPDASAAELPAVLADPPWARERVAAGARVVPGVAAPAGCEVRWLPGEERAWAAAPADAYRVWEYRDDWAVAADWFRQGRLHAYQEFTLLLRAPHEVARPLLADWSGAEYLGDGAAALRLLVVRHGADALAPVLRAVREDPAGLGGVLLPLLGVEVARCAADWLVRLKSAGATARSWFARHGVAAARLLVPDAVGRAGAARRGAEQALRLVAAAHGAAAVRAAASGYGAGAAEAVDALLSADPLVNALPARLPVLEGWADPAGLPQLPLAGGGAALPVAAAGHLVMMLALSRPGEPYPGLAGVVPRCDPAGLAEFAWALFERWRLAGLPASGAWALHALGPLGDDGTVRRLSPVLRAWPGEGAHHRAVDGLEVLAAIGTETALRHLHLIAQRVPFKALKARAGERIAEVAAGLGLTGEQLADRLVPDFGLDAAGTAVVDYGPRAFTVGFDEQLRPFVRDGSGRRRAELPAPGAADDAGLAAAGRARYAELRKEVRATAADQVRRLEAAMVARRSWPAAEFTGLLVAHPLLRHLVRRLVWLAETAAAGGGGSAGGGGAVTAFRVAEDATFADVADRAYALPADAVVRVAHPVLLGAAELAAWAELFADYEVLQPFRQLGRPVHALTDQERAGHRLARFEGGPAVPTGRFRALARRGWEIGDPGDNGVSRWVSRPVGDAGHLVVVPEHGIPVAGSDAYPEQSVREVRLVARPGDHRRDGEPGPVLAALDPLLASELLADLVELTVP; encoded by the coding sequence GTGCGTCGCTGGGAGTTCACCGAGGACGGCTCGGACAAGTTCTGGGAGGCCGGCACCGAGGGCACCGCGCTGACCGTGCGCTACGGGCGCCGCGGGACGGCCGGGCGCGCGCGGGTGCGGGAGTTCGCCTCGGCGGCGGACGCGGCGGCGCACCTGGCGAAGGCGGCGGCGGAGAAGGAGCGCAAGGGCTACCGCGAGGTCGGCGGCCAGGCGCCGGCGGAGACCCCCTCGGGCGGTACGGACACCGTGGACGCCTCGAACGCTTCGGACGCCGTGGACGAGGACGTGTTCGTGCTGCCCGACGGCTGGCGGCGGCTGCTGGTCCCGCGCCGGGGCGGGGCGTCCCGGCCGCCGGCGGCTCCGGTGAAGGGCGCGGTGGAGCGGCTGCGGGCGGGGGTCGGGGAGCGGCGGGCGTGGATCGACGAGGCGCTGGCGGATCCGCGCAGTGACGGGCCGTCGGTCGCCGCGGCCCGGGCGTACCTGGCGGGTGCGGCGGATCCGCTGGGCGCGGCCGCCGTCGCGGCGCTGGCGGGGCTGGGCGGTGAGCGAGCGACGGCGGACGCCTGGGTGGCCGGGCACGGGCTGGTGTTCGCCGCCGTCGCGGCCGTGGAGCTGATGGAGGTGGAGGTGTCCTGGCGGTCGTCGGGGTCGACGCGCCGCCAGGGGCCGGTGCTGTCGGCCGGTCAGTCGTCGTACCGGTCGGACCGGCTGGCCGTCGCCGGGCGGGTCCGGGCGCTGCTGGCGGCCTGTCCGGAGCCGCTGTACCGGGAGGCGGTCGGCGCGCTCGGCGCGGTCCGGACCGCGCCGTCGCGCGAGGTGGTCGCGGCCTACCTGGTGCCGACCGAGCGGGAGTGGGTGGACGCCTGCTGCCGCCGGCCGGGGGCGGGGCGGCGGGGCGGGACGCGGCAGGCGATGCTGCTGTGCGCGCTGTCCGCGCCGGAGCAGGTGGCGGCGCTGGCGGAGCCGGCCCGGGTGGAGTGGTCGGCCGCGCTGGTGGCCACGGTCGCCGACGGTCTGGGCGCGGCGGCCGCGCCGCTGCTGCTGCAGGGCGTCGAGGGGGCGTACGACGGCGTCGAGCGGCGGCGGCTGTTCGACGCGCTGGCGCTGCTGCCCTCGGACGAGGGCTTCCGCGGCCTGCTCGCCCACCGGGCGGACCCGGCGGCCCGGCAGGCGCTGCCGGCCGCGATGGCGAACCGGCCCCGGCGGGCGCTGCGGCTGCTCGCGGAGGCGGTGGCCGAGGCCCGGGCGTCCCAAGCCCCGGCGCGGACGGGGCGGACGAGGCCGGACGACCCGGTGCCGGCCCTGCTCGCACTGCTGGCCGCCCACGCGGCGGCGCACCGGGCGGCGGCGCTGGAGCTACTGCCGAGCCTGCCGCCCGCCCCGGCGGCGGTGCTGGCGCCGCTGACGGAGCCGGGCGACCGGCTGCCGGACGCGTCGGCGGCGGAGCTGCCGGCGGTGCTGGCCGACCCGCCGTGGGCCCGGGAGCGGGTCGCGGCGGGGGCGCGGGTGGTGCCGGGGGTGGCGGCGCCGGCCGGGTGCGAGGTGCGCTGGCTGCCGGGCGAGGAGCGCGCGTGGGCGGCGGCCCCGGCGGACGCGTACCGGGTGTGGGAGTACCGGGACGACTGGGCGGTGGCGGCGGACTGGTTCCGGCAGGGCAGGCTGCACGCGTACCAGGAGTTCACGCTGCTGCTGCGGGCGCCGCACGAGGTGGCGCGGCCGCTGCTGGCGGACTGGTCGGGGGCGGAGTACCTGGGGGACGGCGCGGCGGCGCTGCGGCTGCTGGTGGTCCGGCACGGGGCGGACGCGCTGGCGCCGGTGCTGCGGGCGGTGCGGGAGGATCCGGCGGGGCTGGGCGGGGTGCTGCTGCCGCTGCTGGGCGTCGAGGTGGCGCGGTGCGCGGCGGACTGGCTGGTGCGGCTGAAGTCGGCGGGGGCGACGGCCCGTTCGTGGTTCGCCCGGCACGGGGTGGCGGCGGCGCGGCTGCTGGTGCCGGACGCGGTGGGCCGGGCGGGCGCGGCCCGGCGGGGCGCGGAGCAGGCGCTGCGGCTGGTCGCGGCGGCGCACGGGGCGGCGGCGGTGCGGGCGGCGGCGTCCGGGTACGGGGCCGGGGCGGCGGAGGCGGTCGACGCGCTGCTGTCGGCGGATCCGCTGGTCAACGCGCTGCCGGCGCGGCTGCCGGTGCTGGAGGGCTGGGCGGATCCGGCGGGGCTGCCGCAGCTGCCGCTGGCGGGCGGCGGGGCGGCGCTGCCCGTTGCGGCGGCGGGGCACCTGGTGATGATGCTGGCGCTGTCGCGTCCGGGTGAGCCGTACCCGGGGCTGGCCGGGGTGGTGCCGCGCTGCGATCCGGCGGGGCTGGCGGAGTTCGCCTGGGCGCTGTTCGAGCGGTGGCGGCTGGCGGGCCTGCCGGCGTCGGGGGCGTGGGCGCTGCACGCGCTGGGCCCGCTCGGCGACGACGGGACGGTGCGCCGGCTGTCGCCGGTACTGCGGGCCTGGCCCGGCGAGGGGGCGCACCACCGGGCGGTGGACGGGCTGGAGGTGCTGGCGGCGATCGGCACCGAGACGGCGCTGCGGCACCTGCACCTGATCGCGCAGCGCGTCCCGTTCAAGGCGTTGAAGGCGCGGGCCGGGGAGAGGATCGCCGAGGTGGCGGCGGGTCTCGGCCTGACGGGCGAGCAGTTGGCCGACCGGCTGGTGCCGGACTTCGGGCTGGACGCGGCGGGCACGGCGGTCGTCGACTACGGGCCGCGGGCGTTCACGGTCGGGTTCGACGAGCAGTTGCGGCCGTTCGTGCGGGACGGCTCGGGGCGGCGGCGCGCGGAGCTGCCGGCGCCGGGGGCGGCGGACGACGCCGGGCTGGCGGCGGCCGGGCGGGCCCGGTACGCGGAGCTGCGCAAGGAGGTGCGGGCGACGGCGGCGGACCAGGTCCGGCGGCTGGAGGCGGCGATGGTGGCGCGGCGGTCGTGGCCGGCGGCGGAGTTCACCGGGCTGCTGGTCGCGCATCCGCTGCTGCGGCACCTGGTGCGGCGGCTGGTCTGGCTGGCCGAGACGGCAGCGGCCGGGGGCGGGGGGAGCGCGGGGGGCGGGGGCGCGGTGACGGCGTTCCGGGTCGCCGAGGACGCGACCTTCGCGGACGTCGCGGACCGGGCGTACGCGCTGCCGGCGGACGCGGTGGTCCGGGTCGCGCACCCGGTGCTGCTGGGGGCGGCGGAGCTGGCGGCGTGGGCGGAGCTGTTCGCGGACTACGAGGTGCTGCAGCCGTTCCGCCAACTCGGGCGGCCGGTGCACGCGTTGACGGACCAGGAGCGGGCGGGGCACCGGCTGGCCCGGTTCGAGGGCGGTCCGGCGGTGCCGACCGGGCGCTTCCGGGCGCTGGCGCGGCGCGGCTGGGAGATCGGCGACCCGGGCGACAACGGCGTCTCGCGCTGGGTCTCCCGGCCGGTCGGCGACGCGGGCCACCTGGTGGTCGTCCCGGAGCACGGGATCCCGGTCGCGGGGTCCGACGCCTACCCGGAGCAGTCGGTGCGGGAGGTGCGGCTGGTCGCCCGGCCGGGCGACCACCGGCGGGACGGGGAGCCGGGGCCGGTGCTGGCGGCGCTGGATCCGCTGCTGGCCTCGGAGTTGCTGGCCGACCTGGTGGAGCTGACCGTGCCGTGA
- a CDS encoding metallophosphoesterase: MSPHRTPLYVAADIHGHRTEFRAVLRAAGLADENGHWSGGRARLWLLGDHVDRGPDGIGVIEDVRRLAAQARDEGGQVGALLGNHEVQLLAAHRFGTAPVPGWDQPGGFHGGWARFGGQEADLRGLTPSHLEWLAALPAAALVDGHLLVHSDTTRYLELGTSVAAVNAAATAVLADEHPEAWLEFSRLMSSRGSFRGARAGRPDEPVARILDALGGSVLVHGHSTLTEYFGIPPERVRAALRYAGGRVLAIDGGAYLGGRILLTRLR, encoded by the coding sequence GTGTCCCCACACCGCACCCCGCTCTACGTCGCCGCCGACATCCACGGCCACCGCACCGAATTCCGCGCCGTCCTGCGCGCGGCGGGCCTCGCCGACGAAAACGGCCACTGGAGCGGCGGCCGGGCCCGGCTCTGGCTGCTCGGTGACCACGTCGACCGCGGCCCGGACGGCATCGGCGTCATCGAGGACGTCCGCCGCCTCGCCGCCCAGGCCCGGGACGAGGGCGGACAGGTCGGCGCGCTGCTCGGCAACCACGAGGTGCAGCTGCTCGCCGCCCACCGCTTCGGCACCGCCCCCGTCCCCGGCTGGGACCAGCCCGGCGGGTTCCACGGCGGCTGGGCCCGGTTCGGCGGCCAGGAGGCCGACCTGCGCGGACTGACCCCCTCCCACCTGGAGTGGCTCGCCGCCCTCCCCGCCGCCGCCCTGGTCGACGGCCACCTGCTGGTCCACTCCGACACCACCCGGTACCTCGAACTCGGCACCAGCGTCGCCGCCGTCAACGCCGCCGCCACCGCCGTCCTGGCCGACGAACACCCGGAAGCCTGGCTGGAGTTCAGCCGCCTGATGAGCTCCCGGGGCTCCTTCCGGGGCGCCCGGGCCGGCCGCCCGGACGAACCGGTCGCCCGGATCCTGGACGCCCTCGGCGGCAGCGTCCTGGTGCACGGCCACAGCACGCTCACCGAGTACTTCGGCATCCCCCCGGAACGCGTCCGGGCGGCGCTGCGCTACGCCGGCGGCCGGGTCCTCGCCATCGACGGCGGCGCCTACCTGGGCGGCCGGATCCTGCTCACCCGCCTCCGCTGA
- a CDS encoding DUF1990 family protein, translating to MPPKDLPSRHRAARATAPSYPEVGATRDAALPAGYSWLRRRIHLGSGPAVLERAGAYVLHWGAQLGSGFALYPPPEKAAPGATVLLRIALPGLRLPRLAIPCRVVWTVEEPDRIGFAYGTLPGHPERGEESFVVSADADGEVWFEVAAFSRLDSWYARLGRPVALTLQHLAIERYLRVVARAAR from the coding sequence ATGCCGCCGAAGGACCTCCCGAGCCGCCACCGCGCCGCCCGCGCCACCGCCCCCAGCTACCCAGAGGTCGGCGCCACCCGCGACGCCGCCCTACCGGCCGGCTACTCCTGGCTGCGCCGCCGGATCCACCTCGGCAGCGGACCCGCCGTCCTGGAGCGCGCGGGCGCGTATGTCCTGCACTGGGGAGCCCAGTTGGGCTCCGGCTTCGCGCTCTACCCGCCGCCGGAGAAGGCCGCCCCCGGCGCCACCGTGCTACTCCGGATCGCCCTGCCCGGCCTGCGGCTGCCCCGGCTGGCCATCCCCTGCCGGGTGGTCTGGACGGTCGAGGAGCCCGACCGGATCGGCTTCGCCTACGGCACCCTCCCCGGCCACCCCGAGCGCGGCGAGGAGTCGTTCGTGGTGAGCGCGGACGCCGACGGCGAGGTGTGGTTCGAGGTCGCCGCCTTCTCCCGCCTGGACAGCTGGTACGCCCGGCTCGGCCGCCCCGTCGCGCTCACCCTCCAGCACCTGGCGATCGAACGCTACCTGAGGGTGGTCGCCCGCGCGGCGCGCTGA
- a CDS encoding EF-hand domain-containing protein codes for MADIEAARTAFARLDVDGDGRVTAHEYKTVMAQLGDYHVTETVAQAIINAKDANGDGKLSFEEFWASVQS; via the coding sequence ATGGCGGACATCGAAGCGGCACGGACGGCATTCGCGCGCCTGGACGTCGACGGCGACGGGCGGGTCACCGCGCACGAGTACAAGACGGTCATGGCGCAGCTCGGCGACTACCACGTCACCGAGACCGTCGCCCAGGCGATCATCAACGCCAAGGACGCCAACGGCGACGGCAAGCTCTCCTTCGAGGAGTTCTGGGCCTCCGTCCAGAGCTGA
- a CDS encoding EF-hand domain-containing protein, whose product MASGFQRYKLTSMFHAFDADGNGYLDEEDFRALADRWGRLPRVAADPELAARVERVMLGWWDALYEAADTNGDGLVDLDEILAMVDRLPEMREAVTATADTVFDAVDENGDGRISREEHRRLVDVWNGRATDTAGVFELVDLDGDGFLSQAEFTELWAQFWISADPADPGNHLCGVLSPAADPAAGA is encoded by the coding sequence ATGGCGAGCGGGTTCCAGCGCTACAAGCTGACGAGCATGTTCCACGCGTTCGACGCGGACGGGAACGGCTACCTCGACGAGGAGGACTTCCGGGCACTGGCCGACCGCTGGGGCCGGCTGCCCCGGGTGGCGGCGGACCCGGAGCTGGCGGCCCGGGTGGAGCGGGTGATGCTCGGCTGGTGGGACGCGCTGTACGAGGCGGCGGACACCAACGGCGACGGGCTGGTCGACCTGGACGAGATCCTGGCCATGGTGGACCGGCTGCCGGAGATGCGGGAGGCCGTGACGGCGACGGCGGACACCGTCTTCGACGCGGTCGACGAGAACGGCGACGGCCGGATCTCGCGGGAGGAGCACCGCCGCCTGGTGGACGTGTGGAACGGCCGGGCGACCGACACCGCGGGCGTGTTCGAGCTGGTCGACCTGGACGGCGACGGCTTCCTCTCCCAGGCGGAGTTCACCGAGCTGTGGGCGCAGTTCTGGATCAGCGCGGACCCGGCGGACCCGGGCAACCACCTCTGCGGCGTGCTGTCCCCGGCGGCGGACCCGGCCGCCGGGGCGTGA
- a CDS encoding peptidylprolyl isomerase, whose product MKRTSWGAGLTVLAMVSLALSTTGGTASAATPAAGAASAATCTYTPAVPADNFKGIPVFDAQKAAKPYSATLRTSQGQITFQALTDKAPCTTFSFRFLAEKDYYDRTHCHRLTTQRLYVLQCGDPTGTGSGGPGYSFPDENLNGATYPAGTVAMANAGPNTNGSQFFIVWKDTKLSPAYTPFGRVTAGLDVLQKIAAGGEDDQNGPGDGFPTLPVNIRNVGISKR is encoded by the coding sequence ATGAAGCGCACGTCCTGGGGTGCCGGACTGACCGTCCTGGCCATGGTGTCGCTCGCCCTGTCCACCACCGGGGGCACCGCCTCCGCCGCCACCCCCGCCGCCGGTGCCGCCAGCGCCGCCACGTGCACGTACACCCCGGCCGTGCCCGCCGACAACTTCAAGGGCATCCCGGTCTTCGACGCCCAGAAGGCCGCCAAGCCCTACAGCGCCACCCTCCGCACCAGCCAGGGCCAGATCACCTTCCAGGCGCTCACCGACAAGGCGCCCTGCACCACCTTCTCGTTCCGCTTCCTCGCCGAGAAGGACTACTACGACCGCACCCACTGCCACCGCCTCACCACCCAGCGGCTCTACGTCCTGCAGTGCGGCGACCCCACCGGCACCGGCAGCGGCGGCCCCGGCTACTCCTTCCCCGACGAGAACCTGAACGGCGCCACCTACCCCGCCGGCACCGTCGCGATGGCCAACGCCGGGCCGAACACCAACGGCAGCCAGTTCTTCATCGTCTGGAAGGACACCAAGCTCTCCCCGGCCTACACCCCCTTCGGCCGGGTCACCGCCGGCCTCGACGTGCTGCAGAAGATCGCCGCCGGCGGCGAGGACGACCAGAACGGCCCCGGCGACGGCTTCCCGACGCTGCCCGTCAACATCCGCAACGTCGGGATCTCCAAGCGCTGA